From a region of the Nitrospira sp. genome:
- the aspS gene encoding aspartate--tRNA ligase yields the protein MKNRTHRCGELNKKHVSQIVVLNGWVQRRRDHGMVIFIDLRDRTGLTQVVFNAERNLKVHQAAHLLRSECVVSVTGTVMARPDESKNPNLATGEIEVFVDEVDILNEAKTPPFLIEDEAEVTEAIRLKYRYLDLRRPRMQQLLSLRHRIMQATRGFLNAEAFLEIETPILTKSTPEGARDYLVPSRVNPGQFFALPQSPQLFKQVLMVSGVDRYYQIARCFRDEDLRNDRQPEFTQIDLEMSFVDRSDVMSLMEQMIVTVFREAGGVELPAPFPRVTYAEAMGRYGSDKPDLRFDMPLHDVTAFGASSEFKVFKDAAAKGGIVKALIVKGGASLSRTRIDALGETAKSFGAKGLAWLKLTAEGQLESVIAKFLDAKAFAAALPDAKPGDLVLFGADKPAVVHDVLGRIRLLLGEELNVIDKTAWKPLWVTEFPLLDYSPEEKRYVFMHNPFAAPMDEDLKLLDSEPLKVRAKAYDMVLNGSEIGGGSIRNHRSEVQLRILDLLGISKEQAQAKFGFLLEALDFGAPPHGGIAFGLDRLVMLLGHADSIRDVIAFPKTQKAQCPLTDAPSTVGPEQLKELRIKLDLVE from the coding sequence ATGAAGAATCGCACACACCGTTGCGGCGAGTTGAACAAGAAACACGTGAGCCAAATTGTCGTCTTGAACGGTTGGGTTCAGCGGCGGCGCGACCACGGCATGGTCATCTTCATCGACCTTCGCGACCGGACGGGCCTAACACAGGTCGTGTTCAACGCCGAACGAAATCTCAAGGTCCACCAGGCGGCACACTTACTCCGCAGCGAGTGTGTCGTGTCGGTCACCGGCACAGTCATGGCGCGGCCGGATGAGTCGAAGAATCCCAATCTCGCGACGGGGGAGATCGAAGTTTTTGTGGATGAGGTGGACATTCTGAATGAGGCAAAGACGCCGCCATTCTTGATTGAAGACGAGGCGGAAGTGACGGAAGCCATCCGCCTGAAGTATCGCTACCTGGATCTTCGCCGTCCGAGAATGCAGCAGCTCTTGAGCCTGCGGCATCGGATCATGCAGGCGACGAGAGGCTTCTTGAATGCGGAAGCGTTCCTGGAGATTGAGACCCCGATCCTGACGAAAAGCACGCCGGAAGGAGCCAGGGATTACTTGGTGCCGAGCCGGGTCAATCCCGGGCAGTTCTTTGCCTTGCCGCAATCGCCGCAATTGTTCAAACAAGTCCTGATGGTGAGCGGGGTCGATCGGTATTATCAGATTGCGCGCTGCTTCCGCGATGAAGATCTCCGCAACGACCGGCAGCCGGAGTTCACCCAGATCGACTTGGAAATGTCGTTCGTGGATCGGTCGGATGTCATGAGTTTGATGGAACAGATGATCGTGACTGTGTTCCGTGAAGCCGGCGGTGTGGAGCTGCCGGCGCCCTTTCCACGGGTGACCTATGCGGAAGCCATGGGCCGCTATGGTTCAGATAAACCGGATCTCCGGTTCGACATGCCGCTTCACGATGTGACGGCGTTTGGCGCGTCGAGCGAGTTTAAAGTCTTTAAAGATGCGGCGGCGAAGGGCGGTATCGTCAAGGCGTTGATCGTGAAGGGCGGAGCGTCGCTTTCGCGCACACGAATCGATGCGCTGGGCGAAACGGCGAAGAGCTTCGGCGCCAAGGGCTTGGCCTGGCTCAAGCTTACTGCCGAAGGTCAGCTCGAATCAGTCATTGCAAAATTCCTGGATGCGAAGGCCTTTGCCGCCGCGTTGCCCGATGCCAAGCCCGGGGATCTCGTGCTGTTCGGTGCCGATAAGCCGGCGGTCGTGCACGACGTGCTGGGTCGTATCCGTTTGCTGCTGGGTGAAGAACTCAATGTGATCGACAAGACTGCCTGGAAGCCGCTGTGGGTCACCGAATTTCCACTGCTGGATTACTCGCCGGAGGAAAAGCGCTATGTCTTCATGCATAATCCCTTCGCTGCGCCGATGGACGAAGACTTGAAACTGTTGGACTCGGAGCCGTTGAAAGTCAGGGCCAAGGCGTATGACATGGTGCTCAACGGGAGTGAAATCGGCGGCGGCAGTATCCGCAACCACCGAAGCGAGGTGCAGCTTCGAATCCTCGATCTCTTAGGCATCAGCAAGGAGCAAGCACAGGCTAAATTCGGGTTCCTGCTGGAAGCGCTCGACTTCGGCGCGCCGCCCCACGGCGGGATCGCTTTCGGATTGGATCGATTGGTCATGCTGCTCGGCCATGCCGATTCGATCCGCGATGTCATCGCGTTCCCCAAGACCCAGAAGGCGCAATGTCCGCTGACCGATGCGCCGTCCACCGTCGGCCCGGAGCAATTGAAGGAGTTGCGGATTAAGCTGGATCTCGTGGAGTAG
- a CDS encoding rRNA pseudouridine synthase, whose protein sequence is MEVRLQKIIAGTGLSSRRKAELLIAAGRVSVNGKVVTELGTKVDPARDHVKVDGKHLNSAQPFVYLILHKPKNVMSTLDDPGGRTTVKDFLRGVYVRVFPVGRLDFDSEGLMLLTNNGDLAQALLHPRYHVPKTYLIKVKKILTDEEIKKLERGIRLEDGMTGPAYVKKVKKAEQNSWLEITIREGRKHQIKRMLEAVGHPVLKLMRVRMGPLSLGDLAPGEFRFLSDREANALRELVEERREAVERGDEQVFRSKRPARQAGWAKPDKTKKVSAKKVQAV, encoded by the coding sequence ATGGAAGTGCGTCTCCAAAAAATCATTGCAGGCACAGGGCTTTCGTCGCGCCGAAAGGCGGAGCTGTTGATCGCCGCCGGCCGGGTGTCGGTGAACGGGAAGGTCGTCACTGAGCTTGGGACGAAGGTCGATCCAGCGCGTGATCACGTGAAGGTGGACGGGAAGCACCTGAATTCGGCGCAGCCGTTCGTGTATCTGATTCTGCATAAACCCAAGAATGTGATGTCCACATTGGACGATCCGGGCGGACGGACGACGGTGAAGGACTTCTTGCGGGGTGTGTATGTTCGGGTGTTCCCGGTCGGACGGCTCGATTTCGATAGTGAAGGATTGATGCTCCTGACGAACAACGGCGACCTGGCCCAGGCGTTACTGCATCCTCGGTACCATGTGCCTAAGACCTACTTGATTAAGGTCAAAAAGATTTTAACGGATGAAGAGATCAAGAAGTTGGAACGAGGGATCCGTCTTGAAGATGGGATGACTGGTCCGGCGTACGTGAAGAAGGTGAAGAAGGCTGAGCAAAACTCGTGGTTGGAAATCACCATCCGCGAAGGGCGTAAACATCAGATCAAACGCATGCTGGAAGCTGTCGGGCATCCGGTGCTCAAGTTGATGCGGGTTCGGATGGGGCCACTGTCTCTTGGGGATCTTGCGCCTGGCGAATTCCGGTTTTTGAGCGATCGGGAAGCGAATGCCTTGCGGGAACTGGTTGAAGAGCGACGAGAGGCTGTTGAACGGGGAGACGAGCAGGTGTTCAGATCGAAACGACCGGCGAGACAGGCTGGATGGGCCAAACCGGACAAAACGAAGAAGGTATCAGCGAAGAAGGTGCAGGCTGTATGA
- a CDS encoding GMC family oxidoreductase, whose product MHIDFNLSVNGLPKIADFCVVGSGPAGMTVALELGDYGRSVILLEGGGLNRSAESQEIYKGDVIGDPYFELDSARLRYLGGTSGHWGGHCLPLAEIDFQKKEGFEDAYWPIEKNALDPFLGKALSILEIPEPPHDVVVDREFGIRQIGASHSLVRFGEKYRERLNSSTNVIYVTNANLTGLQTDGQRVVSVTATNYSGQSTDVKAKHFILAMGGIENSRMLLWCNHQTKGKIVDPRAPLGRYWMEHPAFTVGEALVDLKLTPLYQGKSLVGLTDAVKGKLSTLNCTISVRGMSTEGTRALLRDLLCVAPKAGAWAASLVGENLVCGKILRAQWEQEPIWNNHVKLSETKRDRFGIPMTELHWKKTGRDLATLRKSLSQFNDYVMARNFGRIKFANWVFGNDGFPDYRETDDEGAGWHHMGGTRMADTVKNGVVDTNCRVFGQNNLYVAGSSVFPSGGAANPTLTIVQLALRLAKHLRNV is encoded by the coding sequence ATGCATATTGATTTCAACCTTTCAGTAAACGGCCTCCCGAAGATAGCAGATTTTTGCGTGGTGGGATCAGGGCCAGCCGGAATGACTGTCGCGTTAGAACTTGGAGACTATGGTCGTTCAGTGATCCTCTTAGAGGGAGGCGGCCTTAATCGGAGCGCGGAGTCTCAGGAGATTTATAAGGGGGATGTGATAGGTGACCCCTACTTCGAACTTGATTCTGCTCGGTTACGATATCTGGGGGGTACGAGTGGCCATTGGGGAGGGCACTGCCTACCACTAGCTGAAATTGATTTCCAAAAGAAGGAGGGCTTTGAGGATGCATACTGGCCAATAGAAAAGAACGCCCTAGACCCCTTCTTGGGGAAAGCACTGTCCATTCTCGAAATTCCAGAACCACCCCATGACGTTGTCGTAGATCGTGAATTCGGCATCAGACAAATTGGTGCTTCGCATTCGCTAGTTCGATTTGGTGAAAAATATCGGGAGAGACTTAATTCGTCGACAAACGTCATTTACGTTACAAACGCCAACCTAACGGGATTGCAGACTGATGGCCAGCGTGTCGTGAGTGTAACCGCTACGAACTATTCGGGGCAATCTACCGACGTAAAGGCGAAACACTTCATTTTGGCGATGGGCGGGATAGAAAACAGCCGGATGCTTCTGTGGTGTAATCATCAGACGAAGGGGAAAATTGTTGACCCTCGAGCACCCTTAGGTCGGTATTGGATGGAGCACCCCGCTTTCACGGTGGGAGAAGCGCTCGTTGATCTCAAATTGACGCCTCTTTATCAGGGGAAGAGCTTGGTTGGTTTGACGGATGCGGTAAAAGGAAAGTTATCGACGTTAAATTGCACTATTTCAGTGAGAGGAATGTCAACTGAAGGGACACGGGCGCTGCTTCGCGACCTTTTATGCGTCGCGCCGAAAGCCGGCGCATGGGCCGCTTCCCTCGTAGGGGAAAACCTCGTGTGTGGGAAAATCCTCAGAGCGCAGTGGGAACAAGAACCCATTTGGAATAATCATGTGAAACTGTCCGAGACGAAGCGTGACCGTTTCGGAATTCCGATGACGGAGCTTCACTGGAAAAAAACAGGTCGAGATCTCGCCACGCTACGAAAATCCCTTTCTCAGTTCAATGATTATGTGATGGCCAGAAATTTCGGACGCATCAAGTTTGCCAATTGGGTGTTTGGCAATGATGGTTTTCCCGATTACCGCGAGACGGATGATGAGGGCGCTGGTTGGCACCACATGGGCGGCACTCGAATGGCAGACACGGTCAAGAATGGTGTTGTGGATACAAATTGTCGTGTGTTTGGACAAAATAATCTGTACGTCGCTGGCTCATCAGTTTTTCCATCTGGTGGAGCGGCCAACCCAACTCTCACGATTGTTCAGCTCGCCTTGCGATTGGCGAAGCATTTGCGGAATGTCTGA
- a CDS encoding glycosyltransferase family 39 protein translates to MSVLDIQNEPRSVSWEHLLPITVCLVYLVMALYVGRDYVVGSYDNSDFYSMYAPDAKRIAKGEFPENTFNGPGYPLVLSAVTAITGDYFVSGKWIAAFSASLSGLAAYYLFRSLFGFRTAILAVIIMLVAGEYALYSIEPGTDLMFLLLCVTTMFTITCVTLGLWQKVILAGMLAGLATLTRYNGVFLPTTIVTGIVIFNCFGLPVLKRVQVAATHLVGFLVIISPWLWLNYVNRGTLLSSTNYLNMAVVFYGYQNSWEGFTQAGMVFKSFGDVLFHDPKRFLLHYLANIAKSISGSLSGEFLLVPIGVVAVAAIPLALVKLRQREIWVFLLSLFLYLLLMSFNVWETRYYLYVLVCYVGLASYLLIATADWISDNGWLSCGMTKAGLLCIGLTICSISALTSMRNIHRYINDQPYELFGASEYLKGVSVSGVRIVARKSHLAFMVDGKHVFFPMVKSLDELHESLKKSPADYLVYDTIALGRRPELKMLAEPVNTIPWLKPVYSDLQRALVIYRIEVEDASQAGAIPPSQ, encoded by the coding sequence ATGAGTGTTCTTGACATACAGAATGAACCGAGGTCAGTCAGCTGGGAACATCTGTTACCCATCACGGTCTGTCTAGTCTATCTGGTCATGGCACTGTATGTGGGACGGGATTATGTCGTCGGTTCCTACGATAATAGTGATTTCTATTCCATGTATGCTCCGGATGCCAAACGAATTGCCAAAGGCGAATTCCCAGAAAACACATTTAATGGCCCGGGATACCCTCTCGTTTTATCAGCAGTTACTGCAATAACTGGCGATTATTTTGTTTCTGGAAAATGGATTGCCGCGTTCTCTGCTTCCCTGTCTGGACTCGCTGCCTACTATCTGTTCAGGAGCCTATTTGGTTTCCGCACAGCTATCCTTGCCGTAATCATCATGCTGGTAGCTGGGGAATATGCGCTGTATTCGATTGAGCCTGGGACCGATCTGATGTTCCTCTTGTTGTGTGTGACAACAATGTTCACGATCACCTGTGTCACTCTTGGTCTATGGCAGAAGGTCATACTTGCGGGGATGTTGGCTGGTCTCGCCACTCTGACACGGTATAATGGAGTGTTTCTGCCGACAACCATCGTGACTGGTATCGTGATTTTCAACTGCTTTGGCCTGCCGGTTCTGAAGCGGGTACAGGTCGCGGCGACCCATTTAGTAGGCTTCCTGGTCATCATCTCGCCCTGGTTGTGGCTCAATTACGTCAATCGCGGTACGCTTCTATCCAGCACCAATTATCTCAACATGGCGGTCGTGTTTTATGGGTATCAAAATAGTTGGGAGGGATTTACACAGGCTGGCATGGTTTTTAAAAGTTTCGGGGATGTTCTATTTCACGATCCGAAACGATTTCTTCTGCATTATCTCGCCAATATCGCAAAATCGATTTCAGGAAGCCTGTCCGGGGAATTTCTCCTCGTACCCATCGGCGTGGTGGCTGTTGCAGCAATACCTTTGGCCCTCGTAAAGCTTCGTCAGCGAGAAATCTGGGTCTTTTTATTATCGTTATTCTTGTATCTGCTTCTCATGAGTTTCAATGTTTGGGAAACTCGTTATTATCTGTATGTGCTGGTCTGCTATGTAGGACTGGCCAGTTATCTGTTGATCGCTACTGCAGACTGGATTTCAGACAATGGATGGCTCTCATGCGGGATGACCAAGGCTGGCTTGCTCTGTATCGGCCTAACCATTTGTTCTATTTCTGCGCTGACGTCCATGAGGAATATACATCGGTATATCAACGACCAGCCCTATGAACTCTTCGGGGCAAGTGAGTATCTCAAGGGCGTTTCTGTCAGCGGCGTCAGGATCGTGGCTAGAAAGTCGCATCTTGCTTTTATGGTCGACGGGAAACATGTTTTCTTTCCGATGGTGAAATCGCTAGATGAGCTACATGAGTCACTGAAGAAATCGCCGGCTGATTATCTCGTGTATGACACAATTGCCTTGGGAAGGCGCCCTGAGCTTAAAATGCTCGCCGAACCTGTCAATACCATACCATGGCTGAAACCCGTCTATTCGGACTTGCAAAGGGCACTGGTAATCTATCGCATAGAAGTAGAAGATGCCTCTCAAGCTGGAGCGATCCCGCCATCTCAATAG
- a CDS encoding UbiA family prenyltransferase, with the protein MSSREATVCTDPVSSLGDKAQTIIVDLDGTLLCTDTLHESALQLLRDKSISVLYLPFWLLAGKAFLKQKLADSIKLNPATLPYNVRLIDWLKQQKQLGHRLVLCTATNTSVAQRIADHIQLFDEVMASDGNHNLAGARKKAALDQAYGEGGYIYAGNSADDIHVWSGASKGIVVNASSSVLAKAKQVTEIHGYFPRVPIAWSAWRRVFRIHQWLKNILLFVPLMAAHRFSEVNLLAQLILAFCSFSLCASAVYITNDLLDLESDRRHPRKKYRPFASGLVPIHYGVLLAPVCGLLSLALAIHIGKAFTVWLLVYFTLTFAYSVKLKRLVLVDCLTLAALYTLRIVAGAATVSIRLSFWLLAFSVFIFTSLAFVKRYAELQDSLREGKNQTHGRGYYVIDTPIVETLGIAAGYAAVLVLALYLHGESATAHYRTPEFIWGAVPLLMFWISWIWLKAHRGHMCDDPLIFAVRDKVSWAVLIGIGISFAAAMVVV; encoded by the coding sequence ATGTCATCACGAGAAGCCACAGTTTGTACCGATCCCGTCTCATCCTTGGGAGACAAGGCTCAGACGATAATCGTTGATTTAGATGGAACCCTGCTCTGCACCGATACTCTCCATGAATCTGCTCTGCAACTCCTTCGTGATAAAAGCATTTCCGTTCTCTATCTTCCATTTTGGTTGCTAGCTGGAAAGGCTTTCCTCAAACAGAAGTTGGCGGACTCTATTAAGTTAAATCCGGCCACTCTACCCTACAACGTTAGGCTCATCGATTGGCTGAAACAGCAAAAGCAACTTGGGCATAGGCTCGTACTCTGTACTGCCACAAATACGAGTGTGGCCCAACGGATAGCAGACCACATTCAGTTGTTTGATGAAGTCATGGCCAGCGACGGCAATCACAATTTGGCCGGTGCCAGAAAAAAAGCTGCTTTGGATCAAGCGTATGGAGAGGGGGGATACATTTATGCGGGAAACTCCGCTGATGACATTCATGTGTGGAGTGGTGCATCGAAAGGCATCGTCGTCAACGCTTCATCGAGCGTTTTAGCCAAAGCGAAACAAGTTACGGAGATTCACGGTTACTTTCCACGTGTACCGATAGCCTGGTCGGCGTGGCGTCGAGTGTTTCGTATTCACCAATGGTTGAAGAACATATTGCTCTTCGTGCCGTTGATGGCAGCACATCGGTTCAGCGAAGTAAATTTGTTGGCGCAGCTTATTTTGGCGTTTTGTTCTTTCAGCCTCTGTGCTTCTGCAGTCTATATCACGAACGATCTGCTTGATCTTGAAAGTGACAGGCGACACCCCCGCAAAAAATATCGTCCCTTCGCTTCTGGCTTGGTGCCGATACACTATGGAGTCCTGTTAGCGCCAGTTTGTGGCTTGCTGAGTCTTGCGTTAGCGATCCACATCGGCAAGGCTTTTACGGTGTGGCTTCTTGTGTATTTCACGTTAACGTTTGCCTATTCAGTAAAACTCAAGCGGCTTGTCTTGGTGGATTGTTTGACATTAGCTGCCTTGTACACTCTGCGTATTGTCGCAGGTGCAGCGACCGTATCGATTCGGCTATCGTTCTGGCTGCTTGCCTTCTCGGTTTTTATATTTACGTCGTTGGCCTTTGTGAAACGGTACGCTGAATTACAAGATTCTTTGCGAGAGGGCAAAAACCAAACACATGGGCGCGGCTACTATGTGATCGATACGCCGATTGTCGAAACGCTGGGTATTGCTGCAGGGTATGCTGCGGTCTTGGTGCTCGCGCTTTACCTGCATGGGGAAAGTGCAACTGCACATTACCGTACTCCTGAATTTATTTGGGGAGCCGTACCGCTATTGATGTTTTGGATCAGCTGGATATGGTTGAAGGCGCATAGGGGACATATGTGCGATGATCCGCTCATATTTGCCGTTAGGGATAAAGTAAGTTGGGCGGTTTTGATTGGTATTGGCATAAGCTTTGCGGCTGCGATGGTTGTCGTGTAA
- a CDS encoding IS3 family transposase translates to MATMPGGIEFRVRAPSPFKNELIHHQPYHTRDEVGRQIFACIEGFYSRQRLPQCLGYLSPLEFGRQEGEP, encoded by the coding sequence GTGGCTACTATGCCTGGCGGGATCGAATTCCGAGTGCGCGCGCCGAGCCCCTTTAAGAATGAACTGATCCACCATCAGCCGTATCACACACGGGATGAGGTGGGCCGGCAGATCTTTGCGTGTATTGAAGGATTCTATAGTCGCCAGCGGCTCCCTCAGTGCCTCGGCTATCTGAGCCCGTTGGAATTCGGGCGTCAGGAAGGTGAGCCTTAA
- the guaA gene encoding glutamine-hydrolyzing GMP synthase gives MELWHNRILVLDFGSQYTQLIARRIREAQVYSQILPCTVSLATILAYRPQGIVLSGGPSSVYEKKAPLVPKELLDQNIPILGICYGMQLVTHLSGGDVAKSTHREYGRADLTIDDADDLFLGVGTEKQTAVWMSHGDRIERMPPGFRSIAHTSNSPVAAMKRKDHKRRIYCLQFHPEVAHTPEGTRILRNFVYEICGCKPTWTMQSYVETAVKQIREQVGKERVICALSGGVDSSVAAALTHRAIGDQLTCIFVDNGVLRAGERDQVQKTFASQLHLNLRILDGTKQFLAGLKNVTDPERKRKIIGRQFIKHFEAESKKLKGVKYLVQGTLYPDVIESISFKGPSATIKTHHNVGGLPARMKLKLIEPLRELFKDEVRVLGKELGLPDEIIWRQPFPGPGLAIRVLGAVTPERTAILRAAEAIVDQEIRSAGLYREIWQAFAVLLPIRTVGVMGDQRTYENVIAIRAVTSVDGMTADWARIPNDVLGRMSSRIINEVKGVNRVVYDISSKPPSTIEWE, from the coding sequence CGGTTTCTTTGGCGACGATTCTTGCGTATCGTCCGCAGGGCATCGTTCTATCCGGCGGACCATCCAGCGTCTACGAAAAAAAAGCGCCGCTCGTGCCCAAGGAACTTCTCGATCAGAACATTCCGATCCTCGGTATTTGCTATGGCATGCAGCTGGTGACGCATCTCTCCGGTGGGGACGTCGCCAAGTCGACACATCGAGAGTATGGCCGAGCGGATCTCACGATCGACGACGCGGATGATCTGTTTCTAGGAGTGGGAACCGAGAAGCAGACAGCCGTGTGGATGTCTCATGGTGATCGCATCGAACGGATGCCGCCTGGGTTCCGATCGATCGCGCACACGAGCAATTCGCCCGTCGCGGCAATGAAGCGAAAGGATCACAAGCGGAGAATCTATTGCCTGCAATTCCACCCCGAAGTGGCTCACACACCGGAGGGCACGCGAATCCTGCGTAACTTCGTGTACGAGATTTGCGGCTGCAAGCCGACCTGGACCATGCAGTCCTATGTCGAGACGGCGGTGAAGCAGATACGAGAGCAGGTCGGCAAGGAACGGGTCATCTGCGCGCTGAGCGGGGGCGTCGATTCATCGGTCGCGGCGGCGCTGACGCATCGGGCGATCGGCGATCAGTTGACCTGCATTTTTGTCGATAACGGTGTCTTGCGGGCCGGTGAACGTGACCAAGTGCAGAAGACGTTCGCCTCGCAGCTCCACCTGAATCTCAGAATTCTTGACGGAACCAAACAGTTTCTCGCCGGGCTGAAGAATGTGACAGATCCCGAGCGAAAGCGAAAAATCATCGGGCGGCAGTTCATCAAGCATTTTGAGGCCGAATCGAAAAAACTGAAAGGCGTCAAGTATCTCGTCCAAGGCACACTCTATCCGGACGTGATCGAGAGCATCAGCTTCAAAGGGCCTTCGGCGACCATCAAGACGCATCACAACGTCGGGGGATTACCCGCGCGCATGAAACTGAAGCTCATCGAACCGCTCCGCGAATTATTCAAGGACGAAGTGAGGGTGCTGGGGAAAGAACTGGGATTGCCGGACGAAATCATCTGGCGGCAACCGTTCCCGGGTCCCGGGTTGGCGATCCGTGTGCTGGGTGCCGTGACGCCGGAGCGGACGGCGATTCTGCGGGCGGCGGAAGCGATCGTCGATCAGGAAATACGGAGCGCCGGTCTCTATCGGGAGATCTGGCAGGCGTTTGCGGTCCTGTTGCCGATTCGAACGGTCGGGGTGATGGGCGACCAGCGAACCTATGAGAACGTGATCGCGATTCGCGCCGTCACCAGCGTGGATGGTATGACGGCCGACTGGGCGAGGATTCCGAACGACGTGCTGGGCCGAATGTCGAGTCGAATCATCAATGAAGTCAAAGGCGTGAATCGGGTCGTGTACGACATCAGTTCGAAACCGCCGAGTACCATCGAGTGGGAGTAA